One stretch of Eupeodes corollae chromosome 2, idEupCoro1.1, whole genome shotgun sequence DNA includes these proteins:
- the LOC129946883 gene encoding uncharacterized protein LOC129946883, with the protein MSIGQIRLGPNLPILQKTVLGWVVSGPYQHNQEKILYKQGSYLSTPDQKDITLCEELKRFWEIENGSDLINTEFKFKESELECEEHFKANVCRFDNGRYQVRLPFKSDSLKLGESYSQALNRFKSLERRFCKNSSFRQEYTAVVNEFLTLNHMEIAPNVDLSKPHFFLPHHCVVKPSSSTTKMRVVFDGSAKTTTGVSLNDTLLTGPVIQEDLFSIAVRFRFFAFVFTADISKMYRQIVLHPDDRCFHLILWRENESDKVKTFQLNTVTYGTASASYLATKTLQQLSLDEGKNFPNAARAVKMDFYVDDLLTGAATLEEALKLKSELIELLARGGFILRKWCSNDNRILEAVDEVDRESLFRIADSHAIKTLGTYWDPTSDKLLYDCPENHNNNSITKRIVLSEIAKLFDPLGLINPIIVLAKVFMQQLWQHGFDWDESLPMEYHSRWLRFREELENVGKFQFDRRAFYGSENIQLHAFADSSEYAYGTCLYIRSSKENGEISVNLLCSKSRVAPVKKVSIPRLELCAAVLMVHLTEKILNIFKGKFSKVFYWTDSTIVLSWISEASSNFETFVANRVAIIQNLTTVDQWNHVRSKMNPADIISRDADKWPVLAENCQHSIDESVLERKTQKIILFGSKVEPVWETIKFHNNYLKTLRVVAYLFRYKNNCLAVKREYLQPMYGEITPKELQTSLKCILRTIQQEQFSSEIELIRNKKPIPGRSHLASLRPFIDGDNLLRVGGRISNADLDYDARFPILIPKDHVFTKAIVTYYHNKYLHVGPQTLLSIIREKFWPIHGKIICKRVCRRCIRCFRAQPVPEIHIMGDLPRSRVQQCRPFLIVGVDLCGPFNIHFRRRGTSPIKGYVAVFVCFSTRAVHLEVVDDLSTVAFLAALKRFIGRRGYPSTIYSDNATNFIGARNELSSVYKMLLSPNVQNEVIRTCAADNITWKTIPPRSPHFGGLWEAAVKSAKFHMKRILQDASLTFQELNTIIIQIESVLNSRPITPISDNPSDLYALTPGHFIIGCPLTCLPEPDVLEVKSINSLSRYQLLQWYFQMFWKRWSTEYLQNLQLRTKWKQSQSQNNLRIGDVVLIVEENSPPLKWKLGKIIEVQPGKDDIVRKATVKTSTGIIERASMKLRRLPIEIEETASPQGGEDV; encoded by the exons atgtcCATTGGTCAAATAAGATTGGGACCTAATTTAccaattcttcaaaaaactGTACTAGGATGGGTAGTTTCGGGaccatatcagcataatcaggaAAAAATACTATACAAACAAGGTTCCTACCTTTCAACCCCAGATCAAAAAGATATAACATTATGTGAGGAACTCAAGAGATTTTGGGAAATTGAAAATGGAAGTGACCTGATTAATACAGAGTTCAAATTCAAAGAATCGGAGTTAGAGTGTGAGGAGCACTTTAAGgctaatgtttgtagatttgaTAATGGAAGATACCAGGTTCGATTGCCTTTTAAATCAGATTCCTTGAAGTTGGGTGAATCTTACTCCCAAGctttaaatcgttttaaatCTTTGGAAAGACGTTTTTGCAAAAATAGTAGCTTTCGTCAAGAGTATACTGCTGTTGTAAATGAATTCCTTACTTTGAACCATATGGAAATTGCACCAAATGTAGATCTCTCTAAACCTCATTTCTTTCTACCTCATCATTGTGTAGTGAAACCATCTAGCTCAACCACCAAAATGAGAGTTGTTTTTGATGGCTCTGCAAAAACTACAACAGGAGTGTCTCTCAATGATACTCTTCTCACTGGTCCAGTTATTCAAGAAGATCTCTTCTCCATTGCAGTTAGATTTCGATTTTTTGCTTTCGTCTTTACTGCTGATATATCAAAGATGTACCGCCAGATTGTACTGCACCCAGATGATCGTTGTTTTCACCTTATTCTCTGGAGAGAAAATGAATCTGATAAGGTGAAAACATTTCAACTTAATACGGTAACATATGGAACCGCCTCCGCTTCTTACCTTGCAACAAAAACATTACAACAACTGTCCCTAGATGAAGGTAAAAATTTTCCCAATGCTGCTAGGGCtgttaaaatggatttttatgtTGACGATTTGTTAACTGGTGCGGCAACACTTGAAGAAGCTTTAAAGTTAAAGTCAGAGTTGATAGAACTGCTGGCAAGAGGAGGATTTATTTTGCGAAAGTGGTGTTCTAATGACAATAGAATTTTGGAAGCTGTAGATGAAGTTGATAGGGAATCACTTTTTAGAATTGCTGATTCACACGCAATAAAAACTTTAGGAACTTATTGGGATCCAACATCTGATAAGCTGCTTTATGACTGCCCTGAGAACCATAACAATAACTCCATTACAAAAAGAATAGTGCTATCTGAAATTGCTAAGCTTTTTGATCCCTTGGGACTAATAAATCCAATTATAGTTTTAGCAAAGGTGTTTATGCAACAACTTTGGCAACATGGCTTTGATTGGGATGAAAGTTTGCCAATGGAATACCACAGTCGTTGGTTAAGGTTTAGAGAAGAATTAGAAAATGTCGGAAAGTTTCAATTTGATCGTAGAGCTTTTTATGGGTCTGAAAACATTCAACTTCATGCTTTCGCTGATAGCTCTGAATACGCATATGGTACATGTTTATATATTCGATCCAGTAAGGAAAACGGAGAAATTTCAGTAAACCTCTTATGTTCAAAATCTAGAGTTGCTCCTGTAAAGAAGGTTTCAATCCCTCGTTTGGAATTATGTGCAGCTGTATTGATGGTTCATCTAAcagaaaaaatcttaaatatttttaaaggcaaGTTTTCTAAGGTTTTCTACTGGACAGACTCCACTATTGTGTTGAGTTGGATTTCAGAAGCATCTTCAAATTTCGAAACTTTCGTTGCCAATCGAGTAGCGATTATTCAAAATCTGACAACGGTGGATCAATGGAATCATGTACGATCGAAAATGAACCCTGCAGACATCATATCCCGAG ATGCAGATAAATGGCCAGTGCTAGCAGAAAATTGCCAACATTCAATTGATGAATCAGTTCTTGAAcggaaaacacaaaaaattattctttttggaTCTAAGGTCGAACCAGTTTGGGAAACAATAAAATTTCACAACAATTATCTCAAAACACTAAGAGTTGTGGCATATTTatttagatataaaaataactgtttaGCGGTCAAACGAGAGTACTTACAGCCAATGTATGGGGAAATCACTCCAAAGGAGTTACAAACATCATTGAAGTGCATACTCCGAACAATTCAACAAGAACAATTCTCCTCAGAAATCGAGCTTATACGAAACAAAAAACCTATACCTGGAAGATCACATCTAGCATCACTTCGTCCTTTTATTGATGGTGATAACCTTTTACGTGTAGGTGGTAGAATAAGTAACGCTGATCTGGATTATGATGCAAGGTTCCCGATATTAATACCCAAGGATCATGTGTTTACTAAGGCGATAGTAACATACTATCATAACAAATACTTACATGTAGGGCCTCAAACCCTTCTAAGCATAATTCGAGAGAAATTCTGGCCAATACACGgaaaaattatttgcaaaagGGTATGTCGTCGTTGTATAAGATGTTTTCGTGCTCAACCTGTGCCAGAAATACATATTATGGGAGATTTACCTAGATCCCGAGTTCAACAATGCCGTCCTTTCTTGATTGTTGGAGTTGATTTATGTGGGCCATTTAACATACACTTCCGACGCCGAGGAACGTCCCCTATTAAGGGATATGTTGCTGTATTCGTCTGCTTCAGTACTCGTGCAGTTCATCTGGAAGTTGTTGATGATTTGTCAACAGTTGCATTCCTTGCAGCTCTAAAAAGATTTATCGGGCGTCGCGGTTATCCTTCTACAATTTATAGTGATAACGCCACTAATTTTATTGGAGCTCGTAATGAGCTTTCATCTGTTTATAAAATGCTCCTATCTCCGAACGTTCAAAATGAAGTTATTCGTACCTGTGCTGCGGACAATATCACATGGAAAACAATTCCTCCAAGATCCCCTCATTTCGGAGGATTGTGGGAAGCTGCCGTTAAGTCCGCAAAGTTTCACATGAAGCGTATATTACAGGATGCATCTCTAACTTTTCAAGAACTAAACACGATCATAATTCAAATCGAATCCGTACTTAATTCACGACCTATAACTCCAATATCTGATAACCCTTCTGATTTATATGCACTAACCCCAGGTCATTTTATTATAGGTTGTCCACTTACTTGCTTGCCAGAACCAGACGTCCTTGAAGTGAAATCCATCAATTCATTGAGTCGTTATCAGCTCCTTCAATGGTACTTTCAAATGTTTTGGAAACGTTGGTCGACAGAATACCTCCAAAACTTGCAACTGAGAACAAAGTGGAAGCAGTCACAGTCACAGAACAATCTTAGAATCGGTGATGTCGTGCTCATAGTTGAAGAAAACTCACCACCGCTCAAATGGAAGCTGGGAAAAATCATAGAGGTGCAGCCGGGAAAGGATGACATCGTTCGCAAAGCAACAGTAAAAACGTCAACTGGCATTATTGAACGCGCTTCAATGAAACTAAGAAGACTTCCTATTGAAATTGAGGAAACCGCATCTCCTCAAGGTGGGGAGGATGTTTAG
- the LOC129946724 gene encoding odorant receptor 67d-like: MSNCREKFNSIFMIARKCAVLVGADVFNRNYRFTLMTYFVIAATNTFFVLSGYTIYVAIYIDHDFTAIFQALCMVGSAVQGLSKLYSFTKHRVIYRKIFDEVDDVYKIYQEKSIDFQNALSNATSIISKFLKFNACLYLIGTLVIISFPISYLIFFGEKIFVMQFLIPGIDPKSDIGHLILFVAHSTCILMGSFGNFAGDMFFFVFLLQVPLFKNILRIKFEDLNEVTTDMEIDNSDQTLPLLRDILSWHQKYSDFTKTLSDVYFAVLFIQTFTTSFNIGMTIFITFMGAWPAGYAYLIYSFIMLYTYCGMGTVTEISNDDVCHYVYNTCLWYRLSVGERKMLVIMMMKAQNPTLLTVGDIMPLSVTTGLSLTKTIYSFLMMLLNFTEEEN, from the exons atgtcaaattgtcgAGAAAAGTTTAACAGCATCTTTATGATCGCTCGAAAATGTGCGGTATTAGTTGGTGCAGATGTTTTCAATCGAAATTATCGTTTTACTTTGATGACTTATTTCGTCATAGCAGCTACTAACACCTTTTTCGTCTTATCTGGCTACACTATTTATGTGGCAATTTACATTGACCACGACTTTACTGCCATATTTCAAGCCCTGTGCATGGTAGGCAGTGCCGTACAAGGTCTTAGCAAACTTTATTCTTTCACAAAACATCGGGTCATTTATCGTAAGATATTCGATGAAGTTGATGATGTCTATAAAATATACCAGGAGAAGagtattgattttcaaaatgcCCTAAGCAATGCCACTAGCATCATttccaagtttttgaaattcaatgcaTGTCTTTATTTGATCGGTACCTTGGTCATTATTTCTTTTCCGATatcatatttgatatttttcgggGAGAAGATTTTTGTTATGCAATTTCTGATTCCTGGAATCGACCCAAAGAGCGATATTGGACATTTGATCCTGTTTGTAGCTCATTCGACTTGTATACTGATGGGATCTTTTGGCAATTTTGCCGGAGAcatgtttttctttgtgttcTTGCTGCAAGTgccattgtttaaaaatattttgagaataaaatTTGAGGATTTGAATGAAGTGACGACTGATATGGAAATTGACAATAGCGATCAAACACTGCCGTTGCTAAGGGACATTCTAAGCTGGCACCAAAAGTACTCAGA TTTCACCAAGACCCTGAGTGATGTGTACTTTGCTGTTTTGTTCATTCAAACCTTTACAACCTCATTCAACATTGGCATGACCATTTTCATAACTTTTATGGGAGCTTGGCCAGCTGGTTATGCTTATTTGATTTACTCATTCATAATGCTCTACACGTATTGTGGCATGGGAACAGTTACGGAAATATCG AATGATGATGTTTGCCATTATGTGTATAATACGTGTCTTTGGTATAGATTGTCCGTGGGAGAACGTAAAATGTtggtgataatgatgatgaaggCTCAAAATCCAACTTTGTTAACAGTGGGTGATATAATGCCGCTCTCTGTAACAACTGGATTGTCATTGACCAAAACAATTTATAGCTTCTTAATGATGTTGTTGAATTTTACCGAAgaagaaaattag